Below is a genomic region from Panthera tigris isolate Pti1 chromosome E1, P.tigris_Pti1_mat1.1, whole genome shotgun sequence.
CAAGATAGCAGGTTATAATGGGCCGGACAGAAATTAGAGGGAGCATCTCTTCCTTTGCTTGAAACCAAAAATAGGAGACCAGAGaatgggcggggcggggggggggggggaggttgggaaGGGACGGTGGCAGATcccaaaaaaggaaatggaggagGAGTTCTTGGAAGGGCAGGAGTGCTTCAGTTCAAGAGGGGAGGGTGAGGCACTGTCGAAGAGGAGCCAACGTTGGCGGGGGGTGGCCACTCTGCCCTGCTGAGTCATGGGCTGAGAGGAGATCCGGAAGTCCCTCGCGGTCACTTCCTACTTCTCCAGGGATGTccgggcaaaaaaaaaaaaaaaaaaaaaaaaatcaccgcgACTGGGACAGAAGTAAGGGTGTGTGCCAGATCGGACTGGCGGGTCCTGGGGAAAGGTCCGTGCAGCCTAACGACCCAGGGAGCGTGCGACCTGGACATTATTTTGGCACCTGCAGACGTACATAAAACGGGGCGGGGAGTTAGGGGAGGAGAATACATTCAGGACTGGGCACTTCCCGGGGAGGCAAGGAGCACTCATTGGCTTCCCCCGAGACACTGCAAGTTCACTGCAGGTGAACGCCAGGGACAGAATCACCACCTCTCGACCCTCCTTCTCCATTTCATTCGGATAAATTACATACTGTTACCAAGTTAAAAACTACAGGTCTCCGGTCAGCTGGACGCTGATCAAAACCAGACCTTTCAATAGAAATGGTGGGGGGGAAAAAACTGCAAGGGAGATAAAAATCCAAAGGGAATGGACCCCTCCGAGTGGGCACACACTCACAAGCGttccctctttcctgctcttccaaaaaaaaaaaaaaaaaaaaaaaaaaaaaaaaaaaaaaaaaaaatacacgttaAGGAGGAACTAGAAAGGTCCTGGTGGCGACAACCGTTATTTGGAAGTCTGGTGACCGGGGCAGCAAGATGCACTATTACAAAGTTCGGGAGACACAATACAACCTGAAGGGGCTAGAGGGCACGAGGGGAACCAGTGACTGGACAGGTACAGTACCAAACAGAACACCTTGGGTCAGTGCTACGAGGGATCTGTGCTCAAGTCTACTCGAGATCCCATCCAGGCAACCTCACTGAGGCCGAAACAACAGTTCCTCAGAACCAGCGTCTGCAGAGTACGTGAGGCTCGGAGCCAGGACAGTCCTGAGGGGCATGGCCTTCCCAGAGGATACTGTACTTGCCAATCACAAGAGCAACAGAAATGACAGACAGATCCCTAGGGTACGGATTCCTACTGCTGGGGTTCGCTGGCTCAGAGTAACAGGTCACTTTAAGTGCCCTTGGGAGGGGTCCATTTTAAACAGCTCGGATCCATGGTTTTATTGGAGTTGGATCTTTTGGCCTCCTTGGCTATCCACTCATCAATCAggtcctgggggagggagaacaACAGGAAAAATTATTATACGCGTTCAACGAAAATGTCTTTCTACATACAGATTCCAAAATGCTGGTCAGTCAGGAAGGAATCGCCCCAAGTTTAATGATATGCTAAGGTGCGAAAGAGGTATAAAAATATCTCCGGatttacaaaatgctttcccGCAGAATCCGTTTCTTCCTACTGTGTCCTCCGTAAGAAGTGAAAATTATTCATCTTCCCCTCTTATACAGGAGTCAACCAAATCAAATTAAAAGTGGCCATGACTTGAGATGGAATCTgttaaaggaatttaaaagcaCTTGCACGAGCCCTACGGTCTACGAAGATTCCCCTCTACAGATGGGCAATTTTTTCCAATCGAAGAAAATCATGCAACGACACGAGTACTGTGGGACACAAAGCTGCCTAACTGAGCGGCTTCACTTGTGTCATCCGAATCTGAGACAGGAGCTTACCCAAAGTTTCTGAGGGGAAGATAGGAGGGAGACAAGCCTAACAGACATTGCtgcctatggaaaaaaaaagagagagagagagagacccagtgaAAGGTGTATATAAGCACACTCCTCCTTTAAGAAGAGaaggcggggggcacctgggtggctcagtcggttaagcgtccgacttcggctcaggttgtgatctcatggttcgtgagttcgagccccgagtcaggctctgtgctgacagctcagagcctgttttggattctgtgtctccctctctctgcccctccactcactgtctctctctctccaaaacactaaacattaaaaaaaaggaaaaaaagagagggctgCCTTTTGGGTGTTAAGCCCCCACTTCGCTGTTAAGCCTTAAGAGACATTTAGCCATGAGCCAGCAGCTGACAAAAACTTTACCTGTCTCTTTAAAACTAGATGTTTTCCTTTCCAGTACTTGAGCATCTGAAGGGCTTGCAGAGTGCTGACAATGTCCACAGGATTCACAGCTGTCTCCTGGCTAATTTCTGAAATAGAAGCACTATTGAGAACCTGGCCAAAGTACAAACCCTCAAACCCCCAACTGAGCCTCCCTACCGCCACCCCCCCCCTTAGAGGAAATCCAAATGGTTGGAATCTTTGATACTCAACCCAACCTGTTCAGAAAAAGTTtacaaaacattcatttgacCGGTTCTAATAACTACAAAAGAGGAATAGTACAGCAGGAAATCACTCCGGCCCCTATGGAAATCAAGGTCAAAGACAGACCTGATTAAATTCTTCCACCCTGGCGTAAATATACAGGGATGTCTTACCAGCTCCTGTGTGTGCCAAAAGACCTGATGGAAAATAAacgtttttcttctttctggactTTTGTTACCAACCCCAGGTTTGTGAAACCAAATCGATAACCATTCCCAAGGGGCCAAACGCTCTGGAACCCGAAGGCACCTTTAGGGAGAGTCTCTGCAGTGCCCCGTATTCAGTGGGCCTTCTATTCTCATATTCAGATGAGACACAGAATGAGGCATTCTCTTTGCAGGTTACACGCACAGCGGGGCCAGTGGAAAAGCTGGACTATCCAGTGGCATTAACATCTTGGGTACCAACCATCTTCAAGAGTCAAAACACCAACCTTTGATAGAAATCTCTTTGCCTTGGAAATTATGCAGGTAACGGAGAAGCACTTCTTTCCAGTAACTGCGATAGCTTATGAGTCCCAGGTCGGAGAGCGGGCGTTCCGGGGAGCCAACTTTTTCTTCCACTTTGGAAAGCAAATAACCTGCCAGGGAATGGAACACACACACTGTTATTTCATCCGAACGGCAAACGACATTGTGCCAACGTGGCAGGCCTAACGAGAACCGTCTGCTGTGCGGTACGTTAGGATTCAGACATTCAACAAAATACAGTGTGGCTGCTGTATGGTATGCCACCTCGggataaaccaaaagaaagaacgTTATGTTAATATTTACTTGTAGGAGACAGGAAGAAAACTCGAGAAGGTTTCACACGTAGAAACTTTAGAACAATGGTTACCTGTAGGTGTGTGTTGGGAACAGGGGAGTGGGCACAGAGACGGGAAGCCATTTCATTATGTCACTTTGTGTGtttttggagatttaaaaatttttcaaatagatTATTATCTCAGTACCTACATCTCGTTATGGGGATGCAGTCCACAAACTCCACTCTGAGAAACCTTAGTGGGAAACTAACCTGCTTTCGACaaataaatagcaaagaaaaacaagaaacagatgGAGTGGGAACTTTCAGACTGCAAGTGACTTACAAGCCACATCTATCAATGCCAATATGTCAATTCTCTTTggaatgaagtaaaaataattacgcgtgctttttaaaggaacagaatcataaaattaaggaaatctgaatactCTAACTTAGGTTATTAAGGGATTTGGGGAGGTTtggttttgtgtatgttttaacCTGAAATAGATCTTTTCTTTTAGAGACAACCAAGTAATTGAGGGTAGAAACAGAGGTAAAACAAGACTGGCCAGAAAATGCTAATCATTCATTACAGAGGGTTTTAGGCAATGATTCTACTTTTACggatgtttgaaattttccatgaaGACAAGTTTATAAGATAGGTGTCACCTCTTCAGAgttacaggcacacacacacccccaccccggtAGTGGGACTGTTCCTGATTTCATCTCTTCCCAGGTGGTTTAAACATGGAAAAGCTGGAAAGCTAACTCTAAGAATTCTAATTTTGACCAAAACATGTCATAGAACAGTGAACCCTGCATAGAATACAGTTGATTATCATTTACAAGAAGTTAAATGTTGTCTGAAGTCACGGCAAATACCGCACCACCGCTCCTAGGGGAAATACCGGGTTCGGTTTCTATGAGCCTTCTGTCATATTTTCATCAACCCACCATTATGTAACCTTGTTGTAAGTGTTTCTGTTTCACAACTTATTTAACATACATTGTTGACTCCTTAGCATCCAGCTTCCGGCCAATAGCACCACAACCTACGCCTGAATGCAGCCTGCCTAACTCAGGTATTTTCTCTGCGAGGCACCCCACAGCCTTTCTGGATGGCATTTCAGCACTACACTCAGGGGCAATTTAAAATcaccaacaggggcacctgggtggctcagtcggttgagcgtccaacttcagctcaggtcatgatctcgcggtttgtgggttcgagccccgcgtcgggctctgtgtggacagcgcagagcctggagccggcttcagattctgtttccctctctgcccctcctccatttatgctgtcttgctgtctctctctctctctcaaaaataagtgttaaatttACAACAAATACAACcagcaacaaaaagcacaaaaatatgaaaaatgtagcACTGACGGATCGTGAAACAAACATCTGTTTACACCATGAATGCTGAAACAAGGCACCTGCTTGTTTGGAGCTGAGAAAATGCAGTGACTTTTTGCTGCTGTGTGCGTGTCTACAAGTGACGGCAAAGTGCCGAGAGTATTGACTTggggtttaaaaataaattcctaaataCAGAATACACTATTGATGCGGCCCGAAGCCTCCACCAGGTATATATATAGGGACTGCCTCTAGACAAGGCCTTACAAAACCGAAATCCCTAATCCGGGAGCAGATTTGAAGCCTTATGCACGTATATGCTGTTCCTAAGCCTCAAACGGGGATAATCCTCAAAAGCTTACTTCACTATCCTCTTTCTCCTACTCTCAGGTACCAACTCCGGGTTGGTCCAACGAAGGTTCATTGTATACCAGGCTGGCCGGAATTGCTCAGATTTTTCTCCACATATTCATTCACTTGCTACACGCCTGCCCGGAACTACAGGGACCACAGGACAGAAAGATGACAATGTTCCCATAGCCCCTGCCCCTTGTGGAGCGTGGGCCTTAGCAGTGTCACTTACTGAAATCAATGAGCATCTTGCCATAGCCCTGTCTCATGTACTGAGGCATGGTAAGGATACAGGACACATTGTAGTTGAGGAAtgaattcttttcctgaaatcaaGAGCAAACAGATGGAAGCAGGTCACGAGGGTTTGGAACCAGAGGGGTCCGCAGTCCCACAGATTCAGAATTAGGCACCGGCAAATATCTGGCTAACCAGTCCCGGGGAGTGGCTCACAGCTGTTAACGTCCACACCTACTAGGTATGGCCAAAGCCATTAATCCCAGGGTTTCCCTAGCTCTTGGGATCAGTCTCATTTTCAGGGGGCGGACTCAGAGTTCTTTATAGTCACAGCGCAAGGCAAGGAGGTCTGAGGTTTCGACTGCTGAGTTGGTGTCGGGCAACCCTCTGTAAATGCTATTCTTTTAAAAGGGGGTTGCCCACTGGAAAGGAGGGAGACCCCAAAAGAGTAAGCCCCCAGTTTGGAAGGGGTTGGTCAACAAGCAAACCACATTCTGGAGGATTCCGCTTATGTCAAATGTTCACAAGAGGCACACTTCTAGAGATAGAGGGCTGGGAGGGGTTGGGTGGAAATGTGGAATGTTGCTTAGGGGTTTCTCGCCAGGGTAACGAAAACAGTGGGGCCTGTGTCGTTGCCGCACAACTCTAGTAAAAACCACTTAAGTATGCACTCTGAATGAGTGACTCGTATGGTATGTGgattacacttcaataaagtttatattaaaaagtcCTAAGCAAAATCTGGCCTTCGGTCTTCAAAGGCACAGTGGGGTTATCACTGAAAAGAGCCCAGCTAGAAAGCCAGGCAAAAGGAATATATTCCTGGTTTTAGGCTAATAacagagggcagagccaggagggtTGGCTTGACTACAAAATGTGGGTTTTAAGGGTTAGCAGGCAGGGCCTTGGCCAATAATTAATAGGCAGCTCCAGCCCACAAGTccagaaatgaataaaccagaAGCTTTCAATAAAGAATTGCACATTTTCATTAAACAGCCTTTGATACATGGATTTCCGAGCCCCGAGCCCCCGCCCCTGCAAGGGAAGGGCGATCATCACTGTCCAGGGTACTGCCTCTTCCTTGTCAGTGATTTGGGTCCCCATATGCCAACATCAATCACCCCTGCTGTGGCCATTAGCTTCTTAATCTCCAGATCCTGCTGACCTTGGAAAAATATCCAATCAGGTGACAGCCGGTGTTGTCCGCTTCAGTCATAACATAAAACAGGAAGGGTTCCACATCGTAATATAATGTCTTGTGGTCCAGAAAAAGCTTGGCCAACAGGCACAGGTTTTGGCAGTAGATCTGGAAACCGAGAAACAGAATTCATGTGTGGGCCAGCGACTCCTACACTTATCAGATAAAGGCCTAAAATTAAAGATCATTATTGCTGATGAAACGGCAAGTGTACTTTGGTCAATAGTTGAACTTTATCTTCTTTACAGGGCGAGATGGAGACCAAACACACGCCTTCTGAAGCCTGTGAATatgcaccaccaccaccaccgccgaCGCAGCCACCCCTCCTGCCACTGTTTACCTTGTTCTTCTTGCCATCTACTTCAAACACAGAGACGGAGCCTTTGCGATAGATCTCGTCGCCGGGTGGGTGTTTCCACACACATTTAGCCTGCAGGAGAATGGAATTCATATCAGGGAAACAAGCTTTCCCCAACAAGACTACCGCTCAAGAGGGAAAATGAATCACAGGTCAAACTTTAGTTAGCGGAGATGACAGACAGCTGACACACTTGAGAAGGTACAGCAAGAGAGAGTTTGTTTCAGTAAAACAATTAAAGTCTTCTAAAACCATAGtaatatttttatggtatttttatagCAGTTTAGAACAAGATTTCTAGATGGTATTCTGGCCCTGCTTCAACCCAGGAGATTAAAATCATCTACTACGTAaaagacagataaataaaaaatacccttATTATAAAACGCCTTGTGCCAACAGGAAATTCTTAAGCAGCTTATTTCCAGCAGCTTAGAGTTGCTAAGTAAGGGCAACAATACTTGACGTTCACCTTTACCAGTACACTTTGCTACCACCTAGCCATTAGTCTTGGTTTTCAGATCAGAAAATAGGCCTGTAATAAAAACTACCCCCACCAAAGTGTTCCCTTTGGTATATAAGGAATAGGAGGAGCAAGTCCTttctgtggctttaaaaaaaaaaaaaaaaaaaaaaaaggaaaaaaaaagtcaagcaacAAGAAACTGCAGGGGTAAATGGGCACCCGGCCACAAGGGGGCACAATGTACCCCCCCCTTTCCTCACCTTCAATGGCTAacagatctaattttttttttaaggtttaagacagagacagcacaagcaggggaggggcagagagagagggacacggaatctgaagcagattccaggctctgagctgtaagcacagacacagggctcgaactcacgaaccttgagatcatgacctgggctgaagtcagtcgcttaatggactaagccactcaggtgccctcttAACCGATTTAATGCAGGCTGTCAGCCATTGCTGTACATGGATGAAttcttttcaaaagttttatgtgaatacattttttttttcatttttgagacagagagagacagagcatgaacgggggaggggcagagagagagggagacacagaatcggaagcaggctccaggctctgagccatcagcccagagctcgacgcggggctcgaactcacggactcacagaccgtgagatcgtgacctgagctgaagtcggacgctcaaccgactgagccacccaggcgcccctgaatacattttaaaatatcatttaagaaGCGCATGTACGTGGAACATTTTCTACCAAGTTTTATTGTGACTTTTGGTCAACTCAAGAATCATGGCCCAATTGGTCACATGTAAATCCAAGTATTAACTGGAATTACTTCAAGAAAGCTCCACCCAGTCTGTTCCTTTATCCACCTCCTTATTCATGCTGGCTCTTTCCAATAACCTAATTAGTGTGACACTCACTTGTTTAGAAACAGAAGCCAAACTCTTGGCCAAAAGGCCAAAGAAGGCCCACATCAGTGATTACTCCTAAAGCAATGGGAATCAGAGGAGGCGTGGACGAAAACAGGTTTTCATTTCCGGAAATTCGATTCTTGCACCTCACTTAATGCAGGAGGTCCTCAAATACACATAATGTTTACCTGGCCTTCAGATTTATCCAAACCCTTTTTTTACCCTTCTACTACTATTTCCTGCCCTTTTTGACTACTTCATTGGTTAATGCCACTAAATaaccagaaacaaaaaggaagaagaaagacttaAATGGTGAGAAGTTCACATCCATAAAAATACCAGCCTTACTTTCACGCAGCAGCACGGTATTTTAGCTTCCCCTCATGGTCTACAACGGTTGGAGACCAGGCCTTCTGGTACcgctccccaccctctccccacactgGTGTCTCCACCAGTCCTGCCCATCTCTCCAGCAGTCCCTCTCTACCCGAAGTCAAGCATGCAGGGGTCTGAATGGCTTAATTCACTGGGGCGGTTCTGGGCCACAACACTGCAGACCACGTGTTCAGCGACGGGAACACAAAAATGCAGTTATCCCCCAACCCAACTAGGGAGAAGAGTGGAAAGACAGAAACCCTGGGTTGTAGATGCTGGCCATATGGAAATCCTGGAAAATAAGGGGggagggaacagaagaaaagacacCCTGAAAGGTTTTAGAGCCAAATATGCTGTGACTGCAGAAACAGGGAAAGGAAGGTTCCCTGCCGGAAACGCTCCAGTCTTTCCCCATCTCTGCTCCCAGAAATTCCCATGTTTCAGACAAGACTTTTCACCCCACaactagggaaagaaaaatggcttCATGCTACAAAATATCTAGTAACCAATAAAGTGAGTGTCATGTCTTTATTCCTATTTAAATCAGAAGGACAATGTTCAGGAACCAGAAAGCACTAAACTTGAGAAGGCACCAAAGGACCCATTTTGTAAATTTCATAACTTGCCTCCTTTAAATAAGCATTCATTCAACAGTCACTGGGCATTTACTGCCCACACTGGTTGCTAGGGATATACAAAGGTGAGTCAACGTTGTCCTTGCTCTGTCTAATGAAGTCTAATCTAATGAAGTCTATTTGTTTTCATCTAGCTTGGGACACATAAAAACTGCAGGCAGGTCATTTATAACCcaaggagaaacagaaaggagCAGGCAATGTGTATGACAGGATGTGGTTAAGGGACATCAGTTGTTTCAGGTGCCACACAGCACACCTTGCCACAGGCTGAATCCCCCAACCCTGAGATGTGGCTTTCAATTTCCTATGCCTTCATCTCATTGCTATGGACCACGGAGAGATGCATGGATAAAGGCCATCCAGACAGACAGCAATATCTGGAGCTCCAAAGCTCATCACCATCATGATTGCAGAACCCCAGACCCGGACAACTTACCATGTGCCGGCGGAGTATCGTTTGgctcttcatgtattttaaacaGAATTCGCACATGTAGAGACGTCCCAATCGTGCATACTCTTCAGGATAGGGAGAATGGTACCAAGTATCGAGCTCATAACGACCAAAAGCAATTGTTTTAATCATGTTGCTCCCCTCTGTGATTTGGCCTTGCAGCCGTAACTTCTCCTAGTGTGGAGAAGAAATCCAAAGTCAGAAGATTAGAATTGATCATCTGTGTTATTAAAAAACCCGTAGTTAGCTTACTATGCATACTACCACCCTAGGCTATGAGAAAAATAGAACTGGCTTCTAACTCACGAGAAATCTGCACTATGGAGGGCTACCTACCTGGGCATGGATAATCAGGAAGGCTTCTAGAAAACTCCTGCCtacacactgcctggcacaggtCTCAACAGACAGCAAGCggcttctctctgctcccccctacCATGCTCCAGGCCTTGTCTCTTGAACCTCAGAACAAGTCCTtggtaaaattttgtttttaaccagcCTGCACCAAACGAAATTTTAAAGCAATCTACCAAGAATGCAAATGCCCCACCCTTACTGGACACttctaaaatgaaacagaagagagtaTCTAGAATGTGCTTTGAGATCTGCTTCTAAAGCTTATGGATCGTTGGGACAGAAATCTACTGGGATAGGGGGCCATCCTCTCAACCTCGGTccctgagaaaaaaaaacattcctgaAACATGGACGGGTGCTTTAATTCTGTAATCTAAACTCCagataaagtagaaaatactTTTGGGGATCTATCTCTACTCAGTCGCTAGAATTTGTCAGCATAACCAGGCGGAGAGCAGTGAAGCAGACTAACCTGGGGAATGCTCTGTTCCGGAGCAGAACAGAGAAAGCCAGCCATAGCACAGCAGCCcaacccagcccagcccagggcagcTATCAAACCCTGCCTCCTCTAAGTTTCCAATAAGTCTATAGGAGGATTTGTAAATTAAgtgtttgataaaattaaaaaaaaaaaaaggtttaacgGGATGTTCAGGTTTTAAGCTAAGTTTCCCTCAACACATTTAATCTGTTAAATCAGAGGTaccacagtttttaaaagcaaagttgTTGAAAATTCTGCCTAGGGTATCAAAACTATGTGTAAAACTAACtgtaaataaaaagcagaacacAAAACCAGCTTCATGTATGAAACTTGGCTAGGTCAACgctgaattttctaaaatatccacCTACAGTCTTTTCCATTATTCCTCTTCACTATTCTTTTAGAGCTAGCCTGGAAGGGCTGAAGAAACTGCTAAGCCTAAGCCAAGTTCCTGGAGGGGGTTAAGAGAACGGAGAGGCGCATCAACCAGTCCAGAGGCTCTCAGAATTGCAAATTACCCAACTGAGACCCAGGGGCACCTATTGTCTTTACCAGCCTCAATACCTCCACACCCGGAACTGGTCCTTCCGGGaggtgaaagggagagagaaaacccatcaggcaaaggaaagagaagggaggaggggtaATTAATTTTAACTATGAATGGGGTGGATCACCTCGAAGCTGGAtagctgggggaaggggaaagagattCAAGCGGCAAAGTACGTTTAATTCCTGGCCAACTGATGGCTGATCATTCTTCTTGGCAGTCCCACATGCCCTTCCCAAGTGGTCCAGAGCTTGAAGGTTTTCATACTCACCAAATCCTCTGAAGCCCGGGCTTGCGCTCTTCGGAAAAGATCCAAGTCATATTCGCTAGTCAGGTTTTCCAAGAGAGGTTCCCGAGTATTCCCATAGGTCTGTCTGTGTTCCTAGGAAAATAGCCAGAGCgtgattctctctgcttctaagaACTTCATCTATTTCAACTGATGCCAACCAGAGGGCCAAGCACAACTATAAGCTATTTACttagtgcctactatatgccaggcattataCTCGGCACCAGGAATTGAGCGTAAGACGCACTATCAGGTTAATGCCAAAAACCACCACTATCCACCCTAATGAATCTAGAAAGAAAATGCTCCTACACCTTCAAAAAGGAGCTTCATTCTTCTATCTCTAAATGAGCACCTCGAGGATCAGAATTCtatgcctccatttcttcatctgaaaatgtgcatgacagtacaaataaataaaaatataacaaacccAAAGGCACTACACATTcctagacaaaacaaaaaacaaaaaaaccaaatctCTGACACTCAGAGTCTGAGAGTTTAGACTGAAAGGGAAAGCTGCAAAGGGGAGGGGTTAGCTGCGCTAAGGAGTCCTTGGTAAATTCTGTCCCGAGTCGCTGCACCCACTGCGGTGTGCCAAAGGCCCAAAGCTCCCGACTCAGATCTCCAGCCCAAGTGCACAGGCAAAAGAGGATGGcctctttaaaaagcattttactaAATATTAAGCAAGAAGAAAGAGGCAATATTCATAGAAAATCCGAAGCATAAAAATAACCCAGTTCTTAATTAGTATCAAATCTCACCATGATAGTAGAGAAAAGTATCCTTGCGCAGGAAAGGAAGGGCACGGGGGAAACTTCCCTTTTAAACCTCCGATTCTAGCCCTTCCCACTTGATCCTAGACTCCACCTCCCACCCAGAGAATAGGAGATAATGGTTGTTAAGTGGAGTGGATGGCTCATCCTAGGGAGACCATTATAGAGTTCACACGCATATTAGCATGTGAAAAAACCATTCACCAATATCTTGAAGCTATTACAATTTCTTCAGGTTCTTCTGGGCCCATCTGACCAGTGTATTTTGAATTTGGACTCTGTTATCTACGATTTAGGTTCTCAGTATTAAAAGTATTTCTTCTAGTTTCatacacatctttttttaagttaaaaaacataCCCTACCCAGCATTTTTAACAGGAAGGTTGGGTCCCCATCACCTAGCTCAAATTATTGCAAAGTAGATGTTTGTAAGATAAACTTCAGGAGCTTTTCCTTCGGACACTCCTTATACTCATATGATTTCTGGGCAAATTACCTCTCTAAACCTCTCCATTCTTATCTACGAAATAGGTGAGATGCCATCCGTCATAGAGGGCTGTCCTAGAAATGATGGGAACAACATAACCATAACACCTAACACACAAGCACTCGATAAATGCTATCACCGTATTATTTATGCCCCATCTACCCAACATGTGAATAAAAGCCCGGGAAGCAGCAGTCAGCCTCATACTAGAGCCCTCCCTCTACAAACCGAACAGTCTGGTGTAGGTGTTTAGCTACAAATTAGCCCACCATCCATCTCCTACTGGCTGTTGCCATTTATTCGTAAGATTCTCATTCTCAGGGCAGGGAGGACCACCAAATAAAGTAAATACGTAGTTTGGCACGTTTTGGCCTTAGTGAAGCCACGCTGACTGTCTAAGCACTCACAACCCATCTAGTCTGATGACTCAAGAAGCCAAAATTCCAAttccatgaaaaaataaacatcagaaaaagacCCAGGATCACACACCGAAACACCCAGGGGGTTACATCTCAGAGGGtgatttttattctctgtatttttggtattttctttctttcttttctttaacgtttattcatttttgagagacagagtgcgagtgggggaagggcagagagagagagggagacacaagatctgaagcaggctccaggctccaggcggGTAGCTCAGAGCCTCAggcaggctcgaacccatgaactgcgagatcatgacctgaggcaaagtcggatgcttcaccaactgagccacccaggtgccctttggtATTTTCAATAGTAAGCATTTATGAACACGTTTATAAATCTTTATCAattacatatattcacatatcacatttaaaagaagtctttatttacattttatgcaaAAAGTGTTTTGAAGAATTTTTCATGAACTTGAGGAAATTAGTTC
It encodes:
- the KAT7 gene encoding histone acetyltransferase KAT7 isoform X2 yields the protein MPRRKRNAGSSSDGTEDSDFSTDLEHTDSSESDGTSRRSARVTRSSARLSQSSQDSSPVRNLQSFGTEEPAYSTRRVTRSQQQPTPVTPKKYPLRQTRSSGSETEQVVDFSDRETKNTADHDESPPRTPTGNAPSSESDIDISSPNVSHDESMAKDMSLKDSGSDLSHRPKRRRFHESYNFNMKCPTPGCNSLGHLTGKHERHFSISGCPLYHNLSADECKAPTERQLRYKEKVAELRKKRNSGLSKEQKEKYMEHRQTYGNTREPLLENLTSEYDLDLFRRAQARASEDLEKLRLQGQITEGSNMIKTIAFGRYELDTWYHSPYPEEYARLGRLYMCEFCLKYMKSQTILRRHMAKCVWKHPPGDEIYRKGSVSVFEVDGKKNKIYCQNLCLLAKLFLDHKTLYYDVEPFLFYVMTEADNTGCHLIGYFSKEKNSFLNYNVSCILTMPQYMRQGYGKMLIDFSYLLSKVEEKVGSPERPLSDLGLISYRSYWKEVLLRYLHNFQGKEISIKEISQETAVNPVDIVSTLQALQMLKYWKGKHLVLKRQDLIDEWIAKEAKRSNSNKTMDPSCLKWTPPKGT
- the KAT7 gene encoding histone acetyltransferase KAT7 isoform X1; its protein translation is MPRRKRNAGSSSDGTEDSDFSTDLEHTDSSESDGTSRRSARVTRSSARLSQSSQDSSPVRNLQSFGTEEPAYSTRRVTRSQQQPTPVTPKKYPLRQTRSSGSETEQVVDFSDRETKNTADHDESPPRTPTGNAPSSESDIDISSPNVSHDESMAKDMSLKDSGSDLSHRPKRRRFHESYNFNMKCPTPGCNSLGHLTGKHERHFSISGCPLYHNLSADECKVRAQSRDKQIEERMLSHRQDDNNRHATRHQAPTERQLRYKEKVAELRKKRNSGLSKEQKEKYMEHRQTYGNTREPLLENLTSEYDLDLFRRAQARASEDLEKLRLQGQITEGSNMIKTIAFGRYELDTWYHSPYPEEYARLGRLYMCEFCLKYMKSQTILRRHMAKCVWKHPPGDEIYRKGSVSVFEVDGKKNKIYCQNLCLLAKLFLDHKTLYYDVEPFLFYVMTEADNTGCHLIGYFSKEKNSFLNYNVSCILTMPQYMRQGYGKMLIDFSYLLSKVEEKVGSPERPLSDLGLISYRSYWKEVLLRYLHNFQGKEISIKEISQETAVNPVDIVSTLQALQMLKYWKGKHLVLKRQDLIDEWIAKEAKRSNSNKTMDPSCLKWTPPKGT